In the genome of Acetoanaerobium noterae, the window GAAATAAAGAGTGAAAGTAATAGGCTGTCTGAGTTTAAAGAAATAGCAATAGGTTTAATGGAAAAACAAATATATATTGATAAGGGAGAAGTAGATAGAAAGGGTAATAAGAAATTCGTAATTATGAATTGGCTATCTTCAATTGAATATAAAGGTGATGCTATTTTTGAATTAGAGTTTTCAGAAAAGCTAATACCATATATGCTTAAATTAAAAGAACAATATACTATTTATGAAATTAATAATATTTTATATTTAGAAAATAAGTATAGTATCAGATTTTATGAAATTCTGAAAAAAGATGAAAAGATAAGTACTTCTATTTTTGAATTGAGTAAGCTAAAGGACATGATAGGATGCGATAATTATCCTGATTATAAAGATTTTAATAGATATGTTCTTAAAAAAGTAATTGAAGAAATAAATGAGTATACAGACCTTCAGGTAGAATATGAAACTATAAGAAAAGGCAGAAAAATTGATAGTATTAAATTTCTAATAAAAAATAAGAAAAAAATGAAATACAAAAAAGAAGATTTAGACTTCTTAAAAAACCTAGTGGATGGATTTACAGATCAAGAATTAATTAAATTATTAAATTTAACTAATAAAGAAGAAATAATAAGAAAATACTCTATAATGTTAAAACAAAATACACCAGTGTTAAATAAAATGGGATATATGATTAAAGCAATTAAGGAAAACTATAAATCTGAGGAAGAATCTTTAGAAGATATTATTCAAATTTTAATTTACTTAAAAGGGAAAGAACCAGCTCAACTATATTTTGGGTAAAGAGAGAAAATAAATAGGGGGTAATCATGGTAGAAGAATTATATTTTGTAATGGCTATACTGATAACAGGCTCACTAGGTTATCTTTTTATAAACCTTATAAAATTTTTTAATTTAAAGCTTAAAGAAACTGTAACAAATAATATTGCTAAAAAGCTATCATTAAATGAATCAGAAGATAGGAATTTTAGAATATTTTCTCTATACTATGAAAACATAATGTTAGAAAAA includes:
- a CDS encoding replication initiation protein, which gives rise to MEKQKNNLVKKANTLIEARYKLSLLEQKLILYSSTKIDDNNDRFNTITININEFLEEIKSESNRLSEFKEIAIGLMEKQIYIDKGEVDRKGNKKFVIMNWLSSIEYKGDAIFELEFSEKLIPYMLKLKEQYTIYEINNILYLENKYSIRFYEILKKDEKISTSIFELSKLKDMIGCDNYPDYKDFNRYVLKKVIEEINEYTDLQVEYETIRKGRKIDSIKFLIKNKKKMKYKKEDLDFLKNLVDGFTDQELIKLLNLTNKEEIIRKYSIMLKQNTPVLNKMGYMIKAIKENYKSEEESLEDIIQILIYLKGKEPAQLYFG